The following DNA comes from Babylonia areolata isolate BAREFJ2019XMU chromosome 31, ASM4173473v1, whole genome shotgun sequence.
CCCAGCGATTGTCCCCTCCAGACTCTGCGCCCTCACAAGCTCCGGAGATTCTCTGGGGATGAGGGTGCAGAGGAGTTTATAAGGGAAGCCACCCTGATGCTACAGCTCCAGCCCATGACAGACTCCACAGCTGCTGGCTGGATCATCAGTGCACTGGAGGGCAGGGCACGACAGGAGGTCCTCTCCATGGAAGCAGGGGACGTCGACACCCAGACGAAAATTTTCTCCATATTGGAGCAACACTGGGGGGAGCAGCGTGACTCCTCCACTCTTGCTGGGGTCTTCTTTAGAAGGCAGCAGGGCCTAGCGGAGTCAGTGGGAGAGTATGCCACAGCCCTGCGCATCCTCTGGACGAAGACGAACGCTGCCAGCAGCGCTGCCAGCAGCGACACCTTCTCACCTGTCATGCTGCGCAACACGTTTGTCAACGGTCTGCATCCTCCCTCACTCAGACGG
Coding sequences within:
- the LOC143276023 gene encoding uncharacterized protein LOC143276023; translated protein: MMDSGPSDCPLQTLRPHKLRRFSGDEGAEEFIREATLMLQLQPMTDSTAAGWIISALEGRARQEVLSMEAGDVDTQTKIFSILEQHWGEQRDSSTLAGVFFRRQQGLAESVGEYATALRILWTKTNAASSAASSDTFSPVMLRNTFVNGLHPPSLRRDLKRFLRERPDITFADVAKEAQRWMREDGVLDAAVEQPLPLIPVPFTVSKSVLRPSPQRQPP